A window from bacterium encodes these proteins:
- a CDS encoding virulence factor, translated as MICWRDIPAQVNAGSGSSKIQRILPRRFQRAIDEAAMVAGKTQASQYVGEWRRKVIPGDPNDPEGAALRAAEELEAAFPRERLKEFVATGGWDPDNATVSPQEATT; from the coding sequence GTGATCTGTTGGCGGGACATCCCCGCTCAGGTGAACGCCGGCTCGGGATCCTCAAAGATCCAGCGCATCCTCCCCCGCCGCTTCCAACGCGCGATCGACGAAGCCGCCATGGTGGCCGGCAAGACCCAGGCTTCACAATATGTGGGCGAGTGGCGCCGCAAGGTGATCCCGGGCGATCCCAATGATCCCGAGGGTGCCGCCTTGAGGGCCGCCGAGGAGCTTGAGGCCGCGTTCCCGCGGGAGCGGCTCAAAGAATTCGTAGCCACCGGGGGCTGGGACCCGGACAACGCAACCGTGAGTCCCCAGGAGGCGACAACGTGA
- a CDS encoding trimethylamine methyltransferase family protein, which yields MSERQGRRGGGRAGRQAARAASQILAAPVLERRLPPVEIIDEAGLAQIEENAETILAEVGVAFQDYSDALDLWRDAGADVDGQLVRFPRGMCRQIVTDNAPATYIQHARNPERSVSIGDSTTVFVPNYGSPFVTDLDQGRRYATLADFENVVKLAYRLPHLHHSGGTVCEPVDVPVEVRHLDMVYAHLRYSDKPFMGSVTSAARAADSVELARIAFGGDLADRTVMTSLINASSPMRWDATMLGAATVYARANQASIISPFILAGAMSPVTVAGLCAQALAEALSGMAYLQLVRPGSPVVFGTFASSMSMATGAPTFGTPEAAQAIFVMAALARRCGVPFRSGGQLTASKAADAQAAYESAQTLLPTVQAGVNFVLHAAGWLEGGLTLGYEKLIMDADQLGAMEVHARGVDLSDNGQAMEAFRTNTHGDHFLGNAHTLANFETAFWRSEVADNNSYEQWSEEGSLTAAQRANTRWKELLADYQPPPIDDAIHAELQDFLARRKAEIASEQA from the coding sequence ATGAGCGAGCGACAAGGCCGACGCGGCGGTGGACGGGCCGGTCGCCAGGCGGCCCGGGCAGCCAGCCAAATATTGGCCGCCCCGGTGCTGGAACGGCGCCTGCCACCGGTGGAGATCATCGACGAGGCCGGGCTGGCCCAGATTGAGGAGAACGCCGAGACCATCCTGGCCGAGGTGGGCGTCGCCTTCCAGGACTACTCCGACGCGCTCGACCTGTGGCGGGATGCCGGTGCCGACGTGGACGGCCAGCTTGTGCGGTTCCCCCGGGGAATGTGCCGTCAGATCGTGACCGACAACGCCCCGGCCACCTACATCCAGCACGCCCGAAACCCCGAGCGCAGCGTGAGCATCGGAGACAGCACCACCGTGTTCGTGCCCAACTACGGCTCGCCGTTTGTCACCGATCTGGATCAGGGCCGGCGCTACGCCACCCTGGCCGACTTCGAGAACGTGGTGAAGCTGGCCTACCGCCTCCCCCACCTGCACCACAGCGGGGGCACCGTGTGCGAGCCGGTGGACGTGCCGGTGGAGGTGCGCCACCTCGACATGGTGTACGCCCACCTCCGCTACAGCGACAAGCCCTTCATGGGCTCGGTGACCAGCGCGGCCCGCGCCGCCGACTCGGTGGAGTTGGCCCGCATCGCATTCGGCGGCGACCTGGCCGACCGCACGGTTATGACCTCGCTGATCAACGCCTCATCCCCCATGCGGTGGGACGCCACCATGCTGGGCGCGGCCACGGTGTACGCCCGGGCCAACCAGGCCAGCATCATCAGCCCGTTCATCCTGGCCGGGGCCATGTCGCCGGTGACGGTGGCCGGCCTGTGCGCCCAAGCCCTGGCCGAGGCGCTGTCGGGCATGGCCTACCTTCAACTGGTGCGGCCCGGGTCGCCCGTTGTCTTCGGGACATTCGCCTCATCGATGTCGATGGCCACCGGCGCTCCCACTTTCGGCACCCCCGAGGCGGCCCAGGCCATCTTTGTGATGGCCGCGCTGGCCCGGCGCTGCGGAGTGCCATTCCGCTCCGGGGGTCAGCTCACCGCCTCCAAGGCCGCTGATGCCCAAGCGGCCTATGAGTCGGCCCAGACGCTGTTGCCCACCGTGCAGGCCGGGGTCAACTTTGTGCTCCACGCGGCGGGGTGGCTGGAGGGGGGCCTGACCCTGGGCTATGAGAAGCTCATAATGGACGCCGACCAACTCGGCGCCATGGAGGTCCACGCCCGAGGGGTGGACCTGAGCGACAACGGTCAGGCCATGGAGGCGTTCCGCACCAACACCCATGGCGATCACTTTCTGGGCAACGCCCACACTCTGGCCAACTTCGAGACCGCCTTCTGGCGCTCGGAAGTGGCCGACAACAACAGCTACGAGCAGTGGTCCGAAGAGGGCTCGCTCACCGCAGCCCAGCGGGCCAACACCCGCTGGAAAGAACTGCTGGCCGACTACCAGCCACCCCCCATCGACGACGCCATCCACGCCGAGCTGCAAGATTTCCTGGCCCGCCGCAAAGCCGAGATCGCCAGCGAGCAAGCATGA
- a CDS encoding dihydropteroate synthase, which translates to MTETVLSSATKEVVIGFDRPFVMIGERINPTGRKLLTEEMKVGDFSRVEADALAQVAAGAHMLDVNAGIPLADEPALLARAIKLVQSVTDVPLSIDSSIIEALEAGIAVYDGKPLINSVTGEEEVLERVLPLVARHSAAVVAISNDETGISEDPDVRFKVARKIVERASDHGIPRSDVVVDPLVMPIGAMGTAGQQVFRLVRRIREELGVNTTCGASNVSFGLPNRHAITGTFLAMAIGAGMTSAIMNPLHAEVKQAVMAADVLAGHDQDCMAWIAENRDPTAAGEGAARRRGGRRRAAV; encoded by the coding sequence GTGACCGAAACCGTGCTCAGCTCGGCGACCAAAGAGGTGGTGATCGGTTTCGACCGCCCCTTCGTGATGATCGGCGAGCGGATCAACCCCACCGGGCGCAAGCTGCTGACCGAGGAGATGAAGGTCGGCGACTTCAGCCGAGTGGAGGCCGACGCCTTGGCCCAGGTGGCCGCCGGCGCCCACATGCTGGACGTGAACGCCGGCATCCCGCTGGCCGACGAGCCCGCGCTGCTGGCTCGGGCCATCAAGCTGGTGCAGTCGGTGACCGACGTGCCGCTGTCCATCGACTCGTCGATCATCGAGGCGCTGGAGGCGGGCATCGCGGTGTACGACGGCAAGCCGCTGATCAACTCGGTCACCGGCGAGGAAGAAGTGCTGGAGCGGGTGCTTCCCCTGGTGGCCCGCCACAGCGCCGCGGTGGTGGCCATCTCCAACGACGAGACCGGCATCAGCGAAGATCCCGACGTCCGCTTCAAAGTGGCCCGCAAGATTGTGGAGCGGGCCTCCGACCACGGCATCCCCCGCTCCGATGTGGTGGTGGACCCACTGGTCATGCCCATCGGGGCCATGGGCACCGCGGGCCAGCAGGTGTTCCGCCTGGTTCGGCGCATCCGGGAAGAGCTCGGGGTGAACACCACCTGCGGGGCCAGCAACGTGAGCTTCGGCCTACCCAACCGCCACGCGATCACCGGCACGTTCTTGGCCATGGCCATCGGCGCCGGGATGACATCGGCCATCATGAATCCCTTGCACGCCGAGGTAAAGCAGGCGGTGATGGCCGCCGACGTGCTGGCCGGGCACGACCAGGACTGCATGGCGTGGATCGCCGAGAACAGGGACCCGACCGCGGCCGGGGAGGGGGCGGCCCGCCGTCGAGGAGGACGTCGCCGGGCCGCAGTATGA
- a CDS encoding ASKHA domain-containing protein, with protein sequence MSSEHRVVFTPSGIEATAAEGSTVLDAARTAGVDIDSVCGGRGLCGRCQVSPSTGQFAKWGLTSTDDALSAPGPTELDYRGRRPLEAGHRLSCQAAVLGDVVIDVPPQSQVHSPVVRKAVDLGEITLDPVVTLHYLELPIAVLGDEISDAERLVGALDDDWDLSDVEVPASALPALSSAIAQGNGAVTAVVHTRRQYSTHAEDGEVVERRVLTVRPGYSDAEFGVAVDVGSTTVAGYLLDLATGEVAATAGRMNPQIRFGEDLMSRVSYAMLNPGGTAELTTAVRSAIDNVIGELCEAAAIDRTDVCDLVMVGNPIMHHLVLGIDPTPLGAAPFTLAVRDGVWANASDIGVDLPGASLYVGPCIAGHVGADAAAALLAEGPHRSPCPQLLVDVGTNAEIVLGDGQKVWAASSPTGPAFEGAQISCGQRATAGAIEGVRIDPATLEPRFKVIGCDLWSDDPGFEDALGSLEVSGLCGSGIIEVIAEMFLVGIIDHRGVISGELAERSPRIIADGRTYSYVLQTQPVPLSVTQNDVRAVQLAKAALRAGIDLLFEHAGIAEVADVRLAGAFGAHISPVHAMVLGLVPDGPVEGVKGVGNASGAGAARMLLSGSQRAETEHAAREVVKIETATEARFQELFVAAMSLPHETAPTPHLMQAVDLPSRSTTDSETAEPKRRRPARRQHAMQEQR encoded by the coding sequence ATGAGCTCCGAGCACCGTGTGGTGTTCACCCCCAGCGGCATCGAGGCAACCGCCGCCGAGGGGTCGACGGTGCTGGACGCGGCTCGAACCGCCGGGGTGGACATCGACTCGGTGTGTGGAGGCCGAGGGCTGTGCGGCCGCTGCCAGGTGTCCCCCAGCACCGGCCAGTTCGCCAAGTGGGGGCTGACGAGCACTGACGACGCCCTCTCCGCGCCCGGCCCCACCGAGCTCGACTACCGAGGGCGCCGCCCGTTGGAAGCAGGCCATCGGCTGAGCTGTCAGGCCGCCGTGCTGGGCGACGTGGTGATCGACGTCCCGCCCCAGAGCCAAGTACACAGCCCGGTGGTGCGAAAGGCGGTCGATCTAGGCGAGATCACCCTCGACCCGGTAGTGACCCTCCACTATCTGGAACTGCCCATCGCCGTGCTGGGCGACGAGATCTCCGATGCCGAACGGCTGGTCGGCGCTTTGGACGACGACTGGGACCTGTCCGACGTTGAAGTTCCCGCTTCAGCACTGCCCGCCTTGTCTTCGGCGATCGCACAGGGGAACGGGGCGGTCACCGCCGTGGTCCACACCCGACGGCAGTACTCAACACATGCCGAAGACGGCGAGGTGGTCGAGCGACGGGTGCTCACGGTGCGACCGGGGTATTCCGATGCGGAATTTGGCGTGGCGGTGGATGTGGGCTCGACCACCGTGGCCGGCTACCTGCTGGATTTGGCCACTGGTGAAGTGGCTGCCACCGCAGGGCGCATGAACCCGCAGATCCGTTTCGGCGAGGACCTGATGAGCCGGGTGTCCTACGCCATGTTGAACCCCGGCGGCACCGCCGAGCTGACCACGGCGGTGCGGTCGGCCATCGACAACGTGATCGGCGAGCTCTGTGAGGCCGCGGCCATCGACCGAACCGACGTCTGCGATCTCGTGATGGTGGGAAATCCGATCATGCACCACCTGGTGCTGGGCATCGACCCCACCCCGCTGGGCGCAGCCCCGTTCACATTGGCCGTGCGCGACGGGGTGTGGGCCAACGCCAGCGACATCGGCGTGGACCTGCCCGGCGCATCCCTTTATGTGGGGCCGTGTATCGCCGGCCATGTGGGCGCCGACGCGGCGGCGGCCCTGCTGGCCGAAGGGCCGCACCGGTCCCCCTGCCCTCAGCTGTTGGTGGACGTGGGAACCAATGCCGAGATCGTGCTGGGCGACGGCCAGAAAGTGTGGGCGGCGTCGAGTCCTACTGGGCCCGCATTCGAAGGTGCCCAGATCAGCTGCGGACAAAGAGCCACCGCCGGGGCAATCGAAGGGGTGCGGATCGACCCCGCCACGCTGGAGCCCCGTTTCAAGGTGATCGGCTGCGATCTGTGGTCCGATGACCCCGGCTTTGAAGACGCGTTGGGCTCTCTGGAGGTGTCCGGGCTGTGCGGTTCGGGAATCATCGAGGTGATTGCGGAGATGTTCCTCGTCGGGATCATCGACCACCGAGGAGTCATCAGCGGTGAGTTGGCCGAGCGCAGCCCCCGCATCATCGCCGACGGTCGGACGTATTCCTATGTGCTCCAAACCCAGCCGGTTCCGCTTTCGGTGACCCAGAACGACGTGCGAGCAGTGCAGTTGGCCAAGGCGGCGCTGCGGGCCGGCATAGACCTGCTCTTCGAGCACGCCGGGATCGCCGAGGTGGCCGATGTGAGGTTGGCCGGAGCGTTCGGTGCCCACATCAGTCCGGTTCACGCCATGGTGCTGGGTTTGGTGCCCGACGGGCCGGTAGAGGGGGTCAAAGGGGTGGGCAACGCTTCGGGGGCGGGCGCGGCCCGGATGCTGCTTTCGGGATCACAGCGGGCCGAGACCGAGCACGCCGCCCGGGAAGTGGTCAAGATCGAGACCGCTACCGAGGCCCGTTTCCAGGAGTTGTTCGTGGCCGCCATGTCGCTGCCTCATGAGACCGCCCCGACCCCCCACTTGATGCAAGCGGTGGATTTGCCATCGCGATCAACAACCGATAGCGAGACTGCCGAACCCAAGCGGCGCAGACCAGCCCGCCGACAGCATGCGATGCAGGAGCAACGATGA
- a CDS encoding GFA family protein has protein sequence MADSLTGRCMCGAVTYVIDGPARDVWNCHCVRCRQWTGHFTAATGCRRDHLRLITEDTLEWYHPEEWPHVAYGFCHRCGSSLFWKVLAVPPGESEHQLDNIAIWAGTLDAPTGLSTELAIYAEEASDYHRLDSSIETYPLDQPS, from the coding sequence ATGGCCGATTCGTTGACCGGACGGTGTATGTGCGGGGCCGTGACCTATGTGATCGACGGCCCGGCCCGGGACGTGTGGAACTGCCATTGTGTGCGGTGTCGGCAGTGGACGGGGCACTTCACCGCGGCCACCGGCTGCCGACGCGACCACCTTCGCCTGATCACCGAAGACACGCTGGAGTGGTACCACCCCGAGGAATGGCCTCACGTGGCCTACGGCTTCTGCCATCGGTGCGGAAGCTCGTTGTTCTGGAAGGTGCTAGCTGTGCCTCCGGGAGAGTCGGAGCACCAGCTAGACAACATTGCGATCTGGGCCGGAACCCTCGACGCACCCACCGGGCTGTCGACTGAGTTGGCGATATACGCCGAGGAGGCCTCCGACTACCACAGGCTCGACTCCAGCATCGAGACCTATCCCCTCGACCAGCCGAGCTAA
- a CDS encoding IclR family transcriptional regulator: MAVQSVERAFLLLRTLAQGPLGVTDLAERVELPKSTVARLLSALESEGAVAQVEAGGAYRIGDGLIDIAGVVPAGRNLITAARPHLLELTEATGEAAGLSIIDNGRAHYLDQTQISSDIQIRDWTGEYTPIHVVAAGLVMLAHLPADQQDEFLAQPLEVCTQWTVVDPEAIRDRLTQIRSLGYAWVYEEFVEDLNSVAAPVLDMDGQPLAALHIHGPAYRFPDPDLAHDHGLAVAAAANRLAAQLSA; the protein is encoded by the coding sequence ATGGCGGTGCAATCGGTTGAGCGGGCGTTTCTTCTGCTGCGCACGCTGGCGCAAGGGCCGTTGGGGGTGACCGATCTAGCCGAAAGGGTGGAGTTGCCCAAGAGCACGGTGGCCCGGCTGTTGTCCGCGTTGGAGTCTGAGGGCGCAGTGGCGCAGGTCGAGGCTGGAGGGGCCTATCGAATCGGAGACGGCCTGATCGACATTGCCGGCGTAGTCCCCGCGGGCCGCAACCTCATCACCGCCGCCCGCCCCCACCTATTGGAGTTGACCGAAGCGACGGGGGAAGCGGCCGGCCTGTCGATCATCGACAACGGCCGGGCCCATTACCTGGACCAAACCCAGATCTCCTCCGACATCCAAATCCGGGACTGGACCGGCGAGTACACCCCGATTCATGTCGTGGCCGCGGGACTGGTCATGCTGGCCCACCTCCCCGCCGACCAGCAGGATGAATTCCTCGCCCAACCGCTTGAGGTCTGCACCCAGTGGACCGTTGTCGACCCTGAAGCGATACGAGATCGCCTAACCCAGATCCGCAGTCTGGGATATGCCTGGGTCTATGAAGAGTTTGTGGAGGATCTGAACTCGGTGGCCGCTCCTGTGCTCGACATGGACGGACAACCGCTAGCCGCCCTCCATATCCACGGACCGGCCTATCGCTTCCCCGATCCCGACCTGGCCCACGACCACGGCCTCGCTGTGGCGGCTGCCGCCAATCGCCTCGCCGCGCAGCTTTCTGCCTGA